A region of Schistosoma mansoni strain Puerto Rico chromosome 1, complete genome DNA encodes the following proteins:
- a CDS encoding putative malate dehydrogenase, whose amino-acid sequence MVESLKGLEMELQDCGFRLLKNVVVTHIPEVAFNQIDAALMVGAMPRREGMERKDLLNANVKIFKEQGQALDKYAKKTVKVVVVGNPANTNALALMKNAPSIPKENFSALTRLDHNRAQSFIAKRLGVSCDSVKNCIIWGNHSNTQFVDVSHAVVKQDGKEIPVTAAINDDNWIKNEFLSAIQKRGAAVIAARKLSSALSAAKSVSDHMHDWWLGTKEGEWVSMSVISDGSYDAPKDVIFSFPVQIKNGKWTIVQGLKLDEWAKSKFAITAEELKEERIAAGLE is encoded by the exons ATGGTAGAATCTCTGAAAGGACTTGAAATGGAACTTCAGGATTGTGGATTTCGACTGTTAAAGAATGTGGTTGTGACTCATATACCAGAAGTAGCATTCAATCAAATTGATGCTGCCCTCATGGTTGGGGCTATGCCTAGGAGAGAAGGAATGGAGCGTAAAGATTTGCTAAATGCAAATGTGAAAATTTTCAAGGAGCAAGGACAGGCTCTGGACAAGTATGCTAAAAAGACTGTCAAAGTGGTTGTTGTGGGTAATCCTGCTAACACAAATGCACTCGCACTGATGAAGAACGCTCCTTCTATTCCTAAAGAAAACTTTAGCGCGCTCACAAGACTTGACCACAATCGTGCTCAGTCATTT ATAGCCAAACGTCTGGGAGTTTCATGCGATTCTGTAAAAAATTGTATTATATGGGGCAACCACAGCAATACGCAATTTGTCGATGTAAGTCATGCTGTGGTAAAGCAAGATGGGAAGGAGATTCCTGTCACTGCCGCAATTAATGATGATAACTGGATAAAAAATGAGTTCTTAAGCGCTATCCAGAAGCGCGGGGCTGCTGTCATAGCAGCCAGGAAACTAAGTAGTGCATTGTCTGCTGCTAAGTCTGTTTCAGACCACATGCATGACTGGTGGCTTGGAACGAAGGAG gGCGAATGGGTGTCGATGTCTGTAATCAGTGATGGTTCTTACGATGCTCCAAAAGATGTTATCTTTAGTTTTCCTGTCCAAATCAAGAATGGAAAATGGACCATCGTTCAGGGTTTAAAACTTGATGAGTGGGCTAAAAGCAAGTTCGCCATAACAGCAGAGGAGCTCAAGGAGGAACGCATCGCGGCAGGGCTTGAATAA
- a CDS encoding putative malate dehydrogenase translates to MPEPIRVLLTGAAGQIGYSLAGMVARGDMFGPDQEVILHLFDLEQMVESLKGLEMELQDCGFRLLKNVVVTHIPEVAFNQIDAALMVGAMPRREGMERKDLLNANVKIFKEQGQALDKYAKKTVKVVVVGNPANTNALALMKNAPSIPKENFSALTRLDHNRAQSFIAKRLGVSCDSVKNCIIWGNHSNTQFVDVSHAVVKQDGKEIPVTAAINDDNWIKNEFLSAIQKRGAAVIAARKLSSALSAAKSVSDHMHDWWLGTKEGEWVSMSVISDGSYDAPKDVIFSFPVQIKNGKWTIVQGLKLDEWAKSKFAITAEELKEERIAAGLE, encoded by the exons ATGCCGGAG CCAATAAGAGTCTTGTTGACAGGTGCAGCTGGGCAAATAGGATATTCACTCGCCGGGATGGTTGCTCGCGGTGACATGTTCGGACCTGATCAA GAAGTTATCTTGCATCTGTTTGATCTTGAACAAATGGTAGAATCTCTGAAAGGACTTGAAATGGAACTTCAGGATTGTGGATTTCGACTGTTAAAGAATGTGGTTGTGACTCATATACCAGAAGTAGCATTCAATCAAATTGATGCTGCCCTCATGGTTGGGGCTATGCCTAGGAGAGAAGGAATGGAGCGTAAAGATTTGCTAAATGCAAATGTGAAAATTTTCAAGGAGCAAGGACAGGCTCTGGACAAGTATGCTAAAAAGACTGTCAAAGTGGTTGTTGTGGGTAATCCTGCTAACACAAATGCACTCGCACTGATGAAGAACGCTCCTTCTATTCCTAAAGAAAACTTTAGCGCGCTCACAAGACTTGACCACAATCGTGCTCAGTCATTT ATAGCCAAACGTCTGGGAGTTTCATGCGATTCTGTAAAAAATTGTATTATATGGGGCAACCACAGCAATACGCAATTTGTCGATGTAAGTCATGCTGTGGTAAAGCAAGATGGGAAGGAGATTCCTGTCACTGCCGCAATTAATGATGATAACTGGATAAAAAATGAGTTCTTAAGCGCTATCCAGAAGCGCGGGGCTGCTGTCATAGCAGCCAGGAAACTAAGTAGTGCATTGTCTGCTGCTAAGTCTGTTTCAGACCACATGCATGACTGGTGGCTTGGAACGAAGGAG gGCGAATGGGTGTCGATGTCTGTAATCAGTGATGGTTCTTACGATGCTCCAAAAGATGTTATCTTTAGTTTTCCTGTCCAAATCAAGAATGGAAAATGGACCATCGTTCAGGGTTTAAAACTTGATGAGTGGGCTAAAAGCAAGTTCGCCATAACAGCAGAGGAGCTCAAGGAGGAACGCATCGCGGCAGGGCTTGAATAA